In one Mycobacterium heckeshornense genomic region, the following are encoded:
- a CDS encoding transposase yields the protein MSRDRQRILDMQVDTENRLRSILDAYHPCPLHLFSALDRDITLSFIRSYPTPVQAGRITAARMGAFTSRHGYSGRHKPETLVARMQPHLLSASDGTVAGKALAAKAFTEQLALLNTHLRAHDKRLGELLEAHPDTPIFTSFPGIGPVTAAVLISEMGEERSRFPSAPSLLAETGLAPVTKVSGRTRQVRFRYAANRRMRHAIDWWMFVAVREDLWSADIYQHARAAGQPHHRALRGLGARWCRILWRCWHDHNPYDPAIHHRATAA from the coding sequence TGAGCCGCGATCGTCAACGCATCCTGGATATGCAGGTGGACACCGAGAATCGACTGCGGTCAATCTTGGATGCCTATCATCCGTGCCCGTTGCACCTGTTTTCTGCACTGGACCGGGACATCACCCTGTCCTTCATCCGCAGCTATCCCACTCCCGTGCAGGCGGGCCGGATCACCGCTGCGCGGATGGGCGCGTTCACGTCCCGGCACGGCTACAGTGGCCGGCACAAACCCGAGACACTTGTCGCCCGGATGCAGCCGCATCTGCTATCGGCGAGCGACGGCACCGTTGCTGGCAAAGCGTTGGCGGCCAAAGCATTCACCGAACAACTGGCTCTACTCAACACCCATTTGCGAGCCCATGACAAACGACTGGGCGAACTGCTTGAGGCGCACCCGGACACCCCGATCTTCACCAGTTTCCCCGGCATCGGACCGGTCACCGCCGCCGTGTTGATCTCCGAAATGGGTGAGGAGCGCAGTCGTTTTCCTTCGGCGCCGTCATTGTTGGCAGAGACCGGCTTGGCTCCGGTCACCAAGGTGTCCGGGCGCACACGTCAGGTTCGCTTCCGCTACGCCGCCAACCGGCGGATGCGGCACGCCATCGACTGGTGGATGTTCGTCGCCGTCCGTGAAGACCTCTGGTCGGCCGACATCTACCAACACGCCCGCGCCGCCGGCCAACCACACCATCGTGCCCTGCGTGGCCTGGGCGCCCGCTGGTGTCGCATCTTGTGGCGCTGCTGGCACGACCACAACCCCTACGACCCGGCCATCCACCACCGCGCCACCGCCGCCTAA
- a CDS encoding tyrosine-type recombinase/integrase, producing the protein MPCLVRHHRGAELAAITLGHPLLDDYLAFVAARARTNTWLAVASDLKIFFGVVAKEPTQVSAADVFAFLAFQRTARLGERVVRLEDGEPGLAARTIARRLSSVRGLYAYLAARGDTGVSRNPVPTSLAARRPGARRGKGGMALIRTPRTLPRVLAPSEVDALRAALRTHRDRAMVEAMLLGGLRRCEVLGLRLDDVNAGERRVFVAEGKGGRQRMVPVSARFFASLGDYLDQERPRTSTDRVFVVLKGPRRGEPLSAAGLDEILDGARARAGLTQATCHQLRHTCFTRLREAGMALEAIQAQAGHASIDSTRIYLHLANDWLEREYLRAAEAIEAQVVASGEAAEA; encoded by the coding sequence ATGCCGTGCCTGGTCCGTCACCATCGTGGGGCGGAGTTGGCCGCGATCACCCTGGGGCATCCGCTGCTGGATGACTACCTGGCCTTCGTTGCGGCACGGGCCCGAACGAACACTTGGCTGGCGGTGGCCTCGGATTTGAAGATCTTCTTCGGTGTGGTTGCCAAGGAACCGACCCAGGTGAGCGCCGCAGATGTGTTCGCGTTCTTGGCGTTTCAACGCACTGCCCGTTTGGGTGAGCGGGTGGTGCGGTTGGAGGACGGCGAGCCGGGCCTGGCGGCGCGCACGATCGCCCGCCGGTTGTCCAGTGTGCGTGGCCTGTATGCCTACCTCGCGGCCCGCGGTGACACCGGCGTAAGCCGCAACCCGGTGCCGACCAGCCTGGCCGCCCGCCGCCCCGGTGCTCGGCGCGGGAAGGGCGGGATGGCGTTGATCCGCACCCCGCGCACGCTGCCCCGGGTGCTGGCGCCAAGCGAGGTCGACGCGCTGCGGGCGGCGCTGCGCACCCACCGCGACCGGGCCATGGTCGAGGCGATGCTGCTGGGTGGACTGCGACGCTGCGAGGTGCTGGGCCTGCGCCTCGACGACGTCAACGCCGGCGAGCGGCGGGTGTTCGTGGCCGAAGGCAAGGGCGGTCGGCAGCGGATGGTGCCGGTATCGGCGCGGTTCTTCGCATCGCTGGGGGACTATCTGGATCAGGAGCGGCCGCGGACGTCGACCGATCGGGTGTTCGTGGTGTTGAAGGGGCCCCGGCGTGGCGAGCCGTTGTCGGCCGCCGGTCTGGACGAGATCCTCGACGGTGCGCGCGCTCGCGCCGGGCTGACCCAGGCGACGTGCCATCAGCTGCGGCACACCTGTTTCACCCGGCTGCGGGAGGCGGGGATGGCACTGGAGGCGATCCAAGCCCAGGCCGGCCACGCCTCGATCGACTCCACCCGCATCTACCTGCACCTGGCCAACGACTGGTTGGAACGGGAGTACCTGCGGGCCGCCGAAGCGATCGAGGCGCAGGTCGTCGCCTCCGGTGAGGCGGCCGAGGCATGA
- a CDS encoding tyrosine-type recombinase/integrase, with product MNRSPAHRPDIEELVEAYRADLVAAGMFAGHPVTSVARTFFTRVGVAGWSALPLATQCALPLKDRRVVGWLIVTGRLRPSPDYLVACRPYLGEVAAHHHRGFHQRFVATSTELGFDPIVTRLQWSALAKVAALAGLTPEQLTQPVIDEQRKALSAAITRHRPGSHGAKALSAALFGAQTTLFHLGVLDSAPRKTSPNRSAERAAQWAAVPPRLAATLTGYIAQTRLSLRASTMVRVEGVLREFAGWLAANAPEVVCVADLRRAHIEAYKLHLATRPSARGGRLSKISLAEHLGTLRTCFDRLTEWDGDDIPARVLVFAGDLPIRDEPLPRFLDDAAFTKLLQAARAADDPFVRLCVEFLARTGLRKGEFLDLTVDSVVQIGAAYWLHVPLGKLRNDRYIPLHPQLKDLLDEWLAARPVSLRSRYLFVEYGQRIGEGRVDRAVAETAKVAGIGRVSPHRLRHTLATQAINRGMSLEALAALLGHRSMRMTLVYARIADRTVADEYFTVSEKVEALYDQPRALPADAEGAEMRKLRAEMHRRMLGNGYCARPVGLDCHFESICESCTFFQTTIAFRPTLQAQRDDAAEKGQLGRQKVFDGLLARLDQTAS from the coding sequence ATGAACCGCTCACCAGCACATCGCCCCGACATCGAAGAGCTCGTCGAGGCGTATCGGGCCGACCTGGTTGCGGCCGGGATGTTCGCCGGACATCCGGTGACCTCGGTGGCCCGCACGTTCTTCACCCGCGTGGGTGTGGCGGGCTGGTCTGCGTTGCCGCTGGCAACCCAGTGCGCTTTGCCGCTGAAGGATCGACGGGTGGTTGGTTGGCTGATCGTGACGGGACGGCTGCGGCCCAGCCCGGACTATCTCGTGGCGTGCCGGCCCTACCTCGGCGAAGTCGCCGCCCATCATCACCGCGGGTTCCACCAACGGTTCGTCGCGACCTCCACCGAGCTCGGGTTTGATCCCATCGTGACCCGCCTGCAGTGGTCGGCGCTGGCCAAGGTGGCCGCGCTGGCCGGGCTGACTCCCGAGCAGCTGACCCAGCCGGTGATCGATGAGCAGCGAAAAGCGTTGAGTGCCGCGATAACTCGTCACCGACCCGGCAGCCACGGCGCCAAAGCACTGAGCGCGGCGCTGTTCGGTGCGCAGACCACCCTGTTCCACCTCGGCGTCCTCGACAGCGCGCCCCGCAAGACCAGCCCAAACCGCTCGGCTGAGCGGGCCGCCCAGTGGGCGGCGGTTCCGCCGCGGCTGGCGGCCACCCTGACCGGTTACATCGCCCAGACGCGGCTGTCGCTGCGGGCCTCGACGATGGTGCGTGTCGAGGGCGTGCTGCGGGAGTTCGCCGGCTGGCTGGCCGCGAACGCCCCCGAGGTGGTCTGTGTTGCTGACCTGCGTCGGGCACACATCGAGGCCTACAAGCTGCACCTGGCCACCCGTCCTTCGGCGCGCGGCGGCCGGTTGTCCAAGATCAGTCTCGCCGAACATCTCGGCACCCTGCGCACCTGCTTCGACCGGCTCACCGAATGGGACGGCGACGATATTCCCGCCCGCGTGCTCGTGTTCGCCGGCGACCTGCCGATCCGCGACGAGCCGCTGCCCCGCTTCCTCGACGACGCCGCGTTCACCAAGCTGCTGCAGGCCGCGCGCGCCGCCGACGACCCGTTTGTCCGGCTGTGCGTGGAGTTCCTGGCCCGCACCGGCCTGCGTAAGGGCGAATTCCTCGATCTCACAGTCGATTCCGTGGTGCAGATCGGGGCCGCGTACTGGTTGCACGTGCCGCTCGGGAAACTGCGCAACGACCGGTACATTCCGTTGCATCCCCAACTCAAGGATCTCCTCGACGAATGGCTCGCCGCCCGACCCGTCAGCCTGCGCAGCCGCTACCTGTTCGTTGAGTACGGCCAACGCATCGGGGAGGGCCGCGTCGATCGGGCCGTCGCTGAAACCGCGAAAGTGGCTGGCATCGGCCGTGTTTCGCCCCATCGTCTCAGACATACCTTGGCAACCCAGGCGATCAACCGCGGTATGTCGCTGGAAGCGCTGGCCGCGCTGTTGGGTCACCGATCTATGCGGATGACGCTCGTTTACGCTCGAATCGCCGATCGCACCGTCGCCGACGAATACTTCACCGTCAGCGAAAAGGTCGAGGCCCTCTACGATCAGCCGCGCGCACTTCCCGCCGACGCCGAAGGCGCCGAAATGCGAAAGCTCCGCGCCGAGATGCACCGTCGGATGCTCGGTAACGGCTACTGCGCCCGACCCGTCGGCCTGGACTGCCACTTCGAATCCATCTGCGAATCCTGCACCTTCTTTCAGACCACCATCGCCTTCCGGCCCACTCTGCAGGCACAACGCGACGACGCTGCCGAGAAAGGACAGCTCGGCCGCCAGAAAGTGTTCGACGGACTGCTCGCCCGACTCGATCAAACCGCCTCCTGA
- a CDS encoding tyrosine-type recombinase/integrase, whose protein sequence is MVAARARPNTVLAAAFDLKVFFTEVAKAPEEVTDADVLSFIAAQRQPRRGAEVVRIDDGEAGLSARTIKRRLASVAGLFEYLIVRGVVSRNPVPQGLSTRTPSRAVRGVPLIRTPRTVPRVIDPDQADALMRALRTHRDRAMVQAMLLGGLRRCEVLGLRLGDVRPGEKRLFIADGKGGHQRIVPVSPRFFTTLASYLELERPHTASTDHVFVVLKGQRRGRPLSAAGLDEIIAGARRRAGIEHLTCHQLRHTCFTRLREAGMALEAIQAQAGHRSLESTRIYLHLANGWLADEYRRAVEAIDAQAMQAP, encoded by the coding sequence ATGGTCGCAGCCCGGGCGCGCCCGAACACGGTGCTGGCTGCCGCGTTCGATCTGAAGGTGTTCTTCACTGAGGTCGCCAAGGCGCCAGAGGAGGTCACCGATGCCGACGTGTTGTCATTCATCGCTGCCCAGCGCCAGCCGAGGCGTGGCGCGGAAGTGGTGCGGATTGACGACGGTGAGGCTGGACTGTCGGCGCGCACGATCAAGCGGCGGCTGGCCTCGGTCGCCGGGCTGTTCGAGTATCTGATCGTTCGTGGCGTTGTTTCTAGAAACCCAGTGCCGCAGGGATTGTCGACGCGGACTCCGAGTCGGGCGGTGCGTGGCGTGCCGTTGATTCGCACCCCGCGCACTGTGCCGCGGGTGATCGACCCCGATCAGGCCGACGCCTTGATGAGGGCGCTGCGCACCCACCGGGACCGGGCGATGGTACAGGCGATGCTGCTGGGTGGGCTGCGTCGGTGCGAGGTGCTCGGGCTGCGGCTGGGTGACGTGCGTCCCGGTGAGAAGCGGTTGTTCATCGCCGACGGCAAGGGCGGTCACCAGCGCATCGTGCCGGTGTCACCGCGCTTTTTCACCACTTTGGCCAGTTACCTGGAGCTGGAGCGGCCGCATACCGCGTCAACCGATCACGTGTTCGTGGTGCTCAAGGGCCAACGTCGGGGTCGGCCGCTCAGCGCGGCCGGGCTCGATGAGATCATCGCTGGTGCTCGGCGTCGAGCCGGCATTGAGCACCTGACCTGTCATCAACTGCGGCACACCTGTTTTACCCGGCTGCGTGAGGCCGGGATGGCGTTGGAGGCGATCCAGGCCCAGGCCGGGCATCGCTCGCTGGAATCGACCCGCATTTACTTGCACTTGGCCAACGGTTGGCTCGCCGACGAATACCGGCGAGCGGTCGAGGCGATCGATGCGCAAGCGATGCAGGCACCCTGA
- a CDS encoding IS3 family transposase (programmed frameshift), translating to MATRYDQDMKARAVRLVREHRDEYDTEWAAMRAISARLGMSAETLRKWVRQAEIDDGQAAGVSTAESRELRELRKKNRELEQTIEILKAATKFLRAGERPATPLICEFIAEHRARFGVAPICRVLSERGCKIAPRTFYAWQARPPSKRVLWDMTVAEILAGYYTPDADGRRKPESLYGAAKMWAHLQRRGIPVAKCTVERLMRANGWQGVRRVKKVRTTVADLAAQRAPDLVDRTFAVDAPNRLLVADFTYVRLVTGVFVYTAFVVDAYAGRILGWACSTTKHSWFVESALRQAAALRAREGHPLAGSTIHHSDAGSQYTSVHCGETIMLAGMKPSIGTVGDAYDNALAETIIGLYKTEAIRKDSPFPTGPLRSVHDVEHLTADWVHWFGYAGDFRRVCCCPAGRARMLWAGGCRVRALPGSPSWRWRSSAGA from the exons ATGGCAACGAGGTACGACCAGGACATGAAGGCCAGGGCGGTCCGGCTGGTCCGGGAGCATCGCGACGAGTACGACACCGAGTGGGCGGCGATGCGGGCCATCTCGGCCCGGTTGGGGATGAGCGCGGAGACCCTGCGCAAGTGGGTGCGCCAGGCCGAGATCGACGACGGCCAGGCTGCTGGGGTATCGACGGCGGAGAGCCGGGAGTTGCGCGAGCTGCGTAAGAAGAACCGTGAGCTTGAGCAGACTATCGAAATCCTGAAGGCGGCAACAA AGTTTCTTCGCGCGGGAGAGCGACCCGCGACACCGTTGATTTGTGAATTCATCGCCGAGCATCGTGCTCGGTTCGGGGTCGCTCCGATCTGCCGCGTGCTGAGCGAGCGTGGCTGCAAGATCGCCCCGAGAACCTTCTACGCCTGGCAGGCTCGCCCACCATCGAAACGGGTCTTGTGGGACATGACGGTCGCTGAGATCCTGGCCGGCTACTACACCCCCGATGCTGATGGTCGCCGCAAGCCCGAGTCACTCTACGGTGCGGCCAAGATGTGGGCTCACCTGCAACGACGGGGCATTCCGGTGGCCAAATGCACCGTGGAGCGTCTCATGCGGGCCAACGGCTGGCAGGGGGTGCGGCGGGTCAAGAAGGTCCGCACTACCGTGGCCGATCTCGCCGCGCAGCGGGCACCGGACCTGGTGGATCGCACCTTCGCCGTCGATGCCCCCAACCGGCTTCTGGTCGCCGATTTCACCTACGTTCGCCTGGTCACCGGGGTGTTCGTCTACACCGCGTTCGTCGTCGATGCCTACGCCGGGCGGATCCTCGGCTGGGCGTGCTCAACGACCAAGCACTCGTGGTTCGTCGAATCGGCGCTCCGTCAGGCCGCAGCGCTGCGGGCCCGTGAAGGCCACCCGCTGGCGGGGTCGACGATTCACCACTCTGATGCCGGGTCGCAGTACACGTCGGTGCACTGCGGGGAGACGATCATGCTCGCCGGCATGAAGCCGTCGATTGGAACGGTCGGAGACGCCTACGATAATGCGTTGGCGGAGACAATAATTGGTCTCTATAAGACCGAAGCGATCCGGAAAGACTCACCGTTCCCAACCGGGCCGCTGCGCTCGGTGCACGATGTCGAGCACCTCACCGCCGACTGGGTCCACTGGTTTGGATATGCGGGTGATTTTCGGCGTGTCTGCTGCTGTCCCGCGGGGCGGGCGCGGATGCTGTGGGCGGGAGGTTGTCGTGTTCGTGCCTTGCCTGGTTCACCCAGTTGGCGGTGGCGTTCTTCGGCTGGGGCATGA
- a CDS encoding IS110 family transposase, which translates to MNQSTLQRPNSFWCGIDWGGRFHHLCVLDGTGQQLLSRKVAHTVDGLAVLVGLIASFTGAVRIAIERAEGLLVEYLQHHCDAEIYCVSPKISARARERYRMAAAKSDEFDAYVLADTLRHQYAQWRPLAVPSPLLAELTAVSRDRQRILDMQVDTENRLRSILDAYHPCPLHLFSALDRDITLSFIRSYPTPVQAGRITAARMGAFTSRHGYSGRHKPETLVARMQPHLLSASDGTVAGKALAAKAFTEQLALLNTHLRAHDKRLGELLEAHPDTPIFTSFPGIGPVTAAVLISEMGEERSRFPSAPSLLAETGLAPVTKVSGRTRQVRFRYAANRRMRHAIDWWMFVAVREDLWSADIYQHARAAGQPHHRALRGLGARWCRILWRCWHDHNPYDPAIHHRATAA; encoded by the coding sequence ATGAATCAGAGTACTCTGCAACGGCCGAACAGCTTCTGGTGTGGGATCGACTGGGGCGGGCGCTTCCATCACCTGTGTGTGCTGGATGGCACCGGCCAGCAGCTGCTCAGTCGCAAGGTCGCTCACACCGTCGATGGTCTGGCCGTCCTGGTCGGGTTGATTGCTTCGTTCACCGGTGCGGTCCGGATCGCGATCGAGCGGGCCGAAGGGCTACTGGTCGAATATCTCCAGCACCACTGCGATGCCGAAATTTATTGCGTGTCACCGAAAATCTCGGCGCGAGCACGCGAACGCTATCGGATGGCGGCCGCCAAGTCCGACGAATTCGATGCCTATGTGTTGGCCGATACGTTGCGTCACCAGTATGCCCAGTGGCGGCCGTTGGCCGTTCCGTCGCCGCTTCTAGCGGAGCTGACCGCAGTGAGCCGCGATCGTCAACGCATCCTGGATATGCAGGTGGACACCGAGAATCGACTGCGGTCAATCTTGGATGCCTATCATCCGTGCCCGTTGCACCTGTTTTCTGCACTGGACCGGGACATCACCCTGTCCTTCATCCGCAGCTATCCCACTCCCGTGCAGGCGGGCCGGATCACCGCTGCGCGGATGGGCGCGTTCACGTCCCGGCACGGCTACAGTGGCCGGCACAAACCCGAGACACTTGTCGCCCGGATGCAGCCGCATCTGCTATCGGCGAGCGACGGCACCGTTGCTGGCAAAGCGTTGGCGGCCAAAGCATTCACCGAACAACTGGCTCTACTCAACACCCATTTGCGAGCCCATGACAAACGACTGGGCGAACTGCTTGAGGCGCACCCGGACACCCCGATCTTCACCAGTTTCCCCGGCATCGGACCGGTCACCGCCGCCGTGTTGATCTCCGAAATGGGTGAGGAGCGCAGTCGTTTTCCTTCGGCGCCGTCATTGTTGGCAGAGACCGGCTTGGCTCCGGTCACCAAGGTGTCCGGGCGCACACGTCAGGTTCGCTTCCGCTACGCCGCCAACCGGCGGATGCGGCACGCCATCGACTGGTGGATGTTCGTCGCCGTCCGTGAAGACCTCTGGTCGGCCGACATCTACCAACACGCCCGCGCCGCCGGCCAACCACACCATCGTGCCCTGCGTGGCCTGGGCGCCCGCTGGTGTCGCATCTTGTGGCGCTGCTGGCACGACCACAACCCCTACGACCCGGCCATCCACCACCGCGCCACCGCCGCCTAA
- a CDS encoding DUF732 domain-containing protein, with product MSAPALVIPFQAHAVPSPEVDYLYNVTVRRAYNFPNGDAIGYGRGICEKVSGGRSFAQLMGDVKSDVTPNDEYAANYLVSYAVSQFCPEQIWQLRNSAAGYQAPPGTESPVSGLQGDAAGK from the coding sequence ATGAGCGCACCCGCGCTGGTGATACCTTTTCAGGCGCATGCCGTTCCGTCACCCGAGGTGGACTATTTGTATAACGTAACGGTGCGGCGGGCCTACAACTTTCCAAATGGCGACGCCATCGGCTATGGCCGCGGGATCTGCGAAAAGGTCAGCGGCGGCCGAAGTTTTGCCCAGCTGATGGGGGATGTGAAAAGCGATGTAACCCCCAACGACGAGTATGCGGCAAACTACCTTGTCTCCTACGCGGTCAGTCAATTCTGTCCTGAGCAAATCTGGCAGCTGCGGAATTCGGCGGCTGGCTACCAAGCGCCCCCGGGAACTGAAAGTCCGGTTAGCGGGCTTCAAGGCGACGCAGCCGGGAAGTGA